A region from the Geotrypetes seraphini chromosome 10, aGeoSer1.1, whole genome shotgun sequence genome encodes:
- the DDX5 gene encoding probable ATP-dependent RNA helicase DDX5, whose product MPGYGNDRDRGRDRGFGGPRFGGSRGGPPPGKKFGNPGERLVKKTWNLHELPKFEKNFYQEHPNVTRLTPQEVEQYRRGKEITVRGHNCPKPVINFFEANFPANLMDVIKSQNFTEPTAIQAQGWPVALSGLDMVGVAQTGSGKTLSYLLPGIVHINHQPFLERGDGPIVLVLAPTRELAQQVQQVAADYGRACRLKSTCIYGGAPKGPQIRDLERGVEICIATPGRLIDFLEAGKTNLRRCTYLVLDEADRMLDMGFEPQIRKIVDQIRPDRQTLMWSATWPKEVRQLAEDFLKDYVHINIGALELSANHNILQIVDVCQDGEKDDKLLRLMEEIMSEKENKTIVFVETKRRCDDLTRRMRRDGWPAMGIHGDKSQQERDWVLSEFKHGKAPILIATDVASRGLDVEDVKFVINYDYPNSSEDYIHRIGRTARSSKTGTAYTFFTPNNVKQVSDLISVLREANQAINPKLLQLIEDRGRFRGRGMKDDRRDRYSTGKRFGGGLRDRENYNRGYGSKPQNGAYNTPNYNNGNAYGNYGTAGMQSNYRSGNQTASYQNGYDANQQYGTMMNGMAQQQYSYPATTANTAPPPPPAATTTPMMGYPMPTGYPQ is encoded by the exons ATGCCTGGATATGGAAACGACAGAGACCGTGGTAGAGATCGAGG GTTTGGCGGGCCTCGCTTTGGAGGGAGTAGAGGAGGACCCCCACCTGGAAAGAAGTTTGGAAACCCTGGTGAGAGACTTGTGAAGAAAACTTGGAACTTGCATGAGCTCCCCAAATTCGAGAAGAATTTTTACCAGGAGCATCCTAATGTAACTAGACTCACACCG CAAGAAGTTGAGCAGTACAGAAGAGGCAAGGAGATCACAGTTAGGGGTCATAACTGCCCTAAACCCGTTATAAATTTCTTTGAAGCAAATTTTCCAG CTAACCTTATGGATGTAATAAAGTCTCAGAATTTCACTGAGCCAACAGCTATTCAGGCACAAGGATGGCCAGTTGCGTTAAGTGGACTGGATATGGTTGGCGTAGCACAAACAGGATCGGGAAAAACTCTTTCT tatttgttgcctGGTATAGTCCATATAAACCATCAACCATTTCTGGAACGAGGGGATGGACCAATT GTATTGGTACTAGCACCGACTCGAGAATTAGCTCAACAGGTTCAGCAAGTGGCAGCTGACTATGGTAGGGCATGCCGTCTGAAATCAACCTGCATCTATGGAGGTGCTCCAAAGGGACCACAGATTCGTGATCTAGAAAGAG GTGTTGAAATCTGCATTGCAACTCCTGGACGACTGATAGACTTTTTAGAAGCTGGAAAGACCAATCTTAGAAGGTGTACTTACCTTGTGCTCGATGAAGCTGATAGAATGCTTGATATGGGTTTTGAACCTCAAATAAGAAAAATTGTGGACCAAATCAGA CCTGACAGACAGACATTGATGTGGAGTGCAACATGGCCCAAAGAAGTGAGACAGCTTGCTGAAGACTTTTTAAAGGATTATGTTCACATCAACATTGGCGCATTAGAGCTGAGTGCAAACCACAATATTCTTCAGATTGTGGATGTATGCCAGGATGGTGAGAAGGATGATAA GCTGCTTCGATTAATGGAAGAAATTATgagtgaaaaagaaaacaaaaccattGTCTTTGTAGAAACCAAACGGCGATGTGACGATCTCACACGACGGATGAGAAGAGATGG GTGGCCAGCCATGGGCATTCATGGAGACAAGAGTCAGCAGGAGCGTGACTGGGTTCTGAGTG aatTCAAACATGGTAAAGCGCCTATCCTGATTGCTACAGATGTTGCATCAAGAGGGTTAG ATGTGGAAGATGTGAAATTTGTCATCAATTATGACTACCCCAATTCCTCAGAGGACTATATCCATCGAATTGGAAGAACTGCCCGTAGTAGCAAAACAGGGACAGCTTATACTTTCTTTACTCCTAACAATGTAAAACAAGTAAGCGACCTCATCTCTGTACTTCGGGAAGCTAACCAGGCAATCAACCCAAAACTGCTACAGCTAATTGAAGACAGAG GTCGATTCAGGGGTAGAGGCATGAAGGATGACCGTCGTGACAGATACTCTACAGGCAAGAGGTTTGGTGGTGGTCTTAGAGACAGGGAAAATTATAACCGAGGCTATGGTTCAAAACCTCAGAATGGTGCTTACAATACTCCCAACTATAATAACGGCAATGCCTATGGAAACTACGGTACAGCAGGCATGCAGTCTAACTACAGATCTGGAAATCAAACGGCATCCTATCAGAATGGTTATGATGCAAACCAACAATATGGAACTATGATGAATGGTATGGCCCAACAGCAGTACTCATATCCTGCAACAACTGCCAAtactgctcctcctcctcctcctgctgctaccactactccAATGATGGGCTATCCAATGCCAACAGGATATCCTCAGTAA